TGCCGTTGCTTTCTTCGCGCCACACCTTGGTGATATCTTGGGTTTTGCCCTGGCCTTTGTTTTCCATCAAGCGGCGCAAACCATCATATAAACCCACCTTGTCATAGAGATAGTCAAAGCCGCCGGTTTTAATATAATTGCGGTATTCTTTGGGGTTGTAGATTTCAGCGATGAAGGTGATACCGGGGTGCCTGGCTTTGACTTGCGGAATCACCCAGGCCCAGAATTCCACGGGGACCATCTCGGCCATATCACACCGGAACCCGTCTACCCCTTTGCCTGCCCAAAACTGCAGAATGTCGCGCATCTTGAGCCAGGTGTCTGGAGTTGGAGTGAAGTGTTGTGTGCGGTTGTTCTGAAGGTCTACGCCGTAGTTCAGCTTCACGGTCTCAAACCAATCGTTCTCAGAGGGCGTGGCGCTGAATACGTCATTGCCGGAGACTTTGGCGGGGTTTTCTGCGAATTTGTTGTCTTCCTGAGGACCTTTGAATGCCGCGCCCAACGGATTATAACTAGCCGGGACTTGCAACGCCTGACCGGGCAGGTAATAGAAATTGTTGTTCGGTTTAAAACCAGCGGTCACGTCATCTTTATCTCCAAAATCCTGCACGCCCGCCGGTTTGGCATCTGAGTGGTAGTGGCGGGCCACGTGGTTGGGCACGAAGTCAATAAGCACCTTCAAACCGTTGCTGTGGGTGCGCGCGACCAAGGCTTCAAACTCGGCCATGCGCTGCTTTACATTCACGGCCAAATCTGGGGCCACGTCATAATAATCTTTAATGGCGTACGGCGACCCGGCGCGGCCTTTCACCACATCTGCGTCATCTACCGGAATGCCAAATGGCGTGAAGTCGGTCATGGTGGCGTGCTCCAGCACGCCGGTGTACCAGACGTGCGTCACGCCCAGTTTCTTGATTTCCTGCAGGGCTTTCTGGCTGATGTCATTGAACTTGCCCACGCCGTTTTCCTGCGCCGTGCCATAGGTTTTGTTCACGCTTTTCCTATTCCCGAACAGCCTCGTCATGACCTGGTAAATCACCAGCTTCTGGTCGGTGATTTCTTCATTGGTCGTGTTCACTTCTGCCTGTGGGGCTGGCACTGGTGCAACGGGAGCCTGGGCATTCGTCTCCTGAGACGTTTTGGCAGGAATAGAGGCAGTTTTACAACCAACTGCCAGGCAAGTCATTAACAACAAAGACAGAAACGAACGCTTGGAGTAAATCATGCAATAGTTAGTTTCAATAGAGACAGATAATGCGGTGTGTACATGAAATCCAAATTTTCCGTTTTCGGGCTCATTTCCAGAAATGAGCCCGAAAACGGAAGGTCCTTAGGCCAATTGGTGCGCAATCTCGGTTTTACGGTAGGCATCAATGGCCTGCGGTTGGTCAAAGACCTGCAAGGTCAACGGAGTGGCCGATTGGTTCTCAATCTCCACGGCTTCCTTGGTCACTTTCACCTGCAACAGTGAACCTCTGAACCTTATTTTAAAGGAATACGAAGACCAACCAGCCGGAATGAACGGATTGAAATGCAGCTGGTTTTCCCTTACCCGCATCCCCCCGAAACCCTGCACCACGGCCATCCAGGTGCCGGCCATGGAAGTGATGTGGCAGCCGTCTTCGGTGTCATTGTTGTAGTCGTCCAGGTCCAAACGGGCGGTGCGCAGGTAGAAGTCATAGGCGCGCTGCTCGTCACCTAATTTAGCGGCTAAAATAGCGTGTACGCACGGCGAAAGCGACGATTCATGCACGGTGCGCGGCTCGTAAAAATCATAGTTGCGCCGGATGGTGTCCAGGTCATAGCGGTCCTCAAACAGGTAGATGCCTTGCAGCACATCGGCCTGCTTGATAAACACGGAGCGCAGAATTCTGTCCCAGGACCACTTCTGGTTCAGGGGCCGCTCAGAGGCTGGCAATTCTTTCACCAGTGTCTGTTCTTTGTCCAGGAAACCGTCTTGCTGCAGGAAAATACCCAATTCTTCGTCCTCGGGGTAATACATGTGGTCAATCACATGCTGCCACTGCTCGGTTTCCTGCGCCACGTTCAGGTTCATCTTCGCCAGCAATTCTGCGTAACGGGACGGGGCGTTTTCCTGCACGTGTTGCAAGGCGTGAAGGGTATATTCCAGGGTCCAAGTGGCAATGGTGGAGGTGTACCAGTTGTTGTTGACGTTGTTTTCGTATTCATTGGGGCCGGTCACGCCCAGCATCACGTATTGGTTTTTGGCGGCGGACCAATTCACGCGCTGCGCCCAGAACCGGGAAATAGCTACCAAAACCTCCAGCCCAAACTCGGCTAAATAAGCGTCATCTCCGGTGTACCTAATGTAGTCATGAATGGCGTGCGCGATGGCGCCGTTGCGGTGAATTTCCTCAAAGGTGATTTCCCACTCGTTGTGGCATTCCTCGCCGTTGATGGTGACCATGGGGTAAAGCGCCGCACCGCC
This region of Rufibacter sp. LB8 genomic DNA includes:
- a CDS encoding alpha-amylase family protein, translated to MTRLFGNRKSVNKTYGTAQENGVGKFNDISQKALQEIKKLGVTHVWYTGVLEHATMTDFTPFGIPVDDADVVKGRAGSPYAIKDYYDVAPDLAVNVKQRMAEFEALVARTHSNGLKVLIDFVPNHVARHYHSDAKPAGVQDFGDKDDVTAGFKPNNNFYYLPGQALQVPASYNPLGAAFKGPQEDNKFAENPAKVSGNDVFSATPSENDWFETVKLNYGVDLQNNRTQHFTPTPDTWLKMRDILQFWAGKGVDGFRCDMAEMVPVEFWAWVIPQVKARHPGITFIAEIYNPKEYRNYIKTGGFDYLYDKVGLYDGLRRLMENKGQGKTQDITKVWREESNGISSHMLRFLENHDEHRIASPEFAGTPWAAVPAMTVSATLGSGPVMLYFGQEVGEPGRGLEGFQGEDGRTTIFDYWGVPAHQAWMNNGQFDGGKLTEDQQKLRAFYAKLLQVSTTREAIRKGKFYALTANPGSAPAGTYAYVRHTSTERLLVLVNFNRTATNFSLALSAEALAALGLTLNSTLTLQDLLTDMPLLPLQPTVKTGINLAPMSAHVFLLQQK